In the Propionispora vibrioides genome, TAAGCCGAGTGTGAGAGCGCTCGGTTTTTGCCTATATTTTTATTTTGCTTATTGCTGTCAGGCCCCTGCCGTTTCTCGCCTGAAGGTTTTAAGCCTTCTTACTTTACAGACACGTATTCATTTCCTTCTATATAGAATCGCCAGGGGTACTCCCTGGCCTCTCCGGCATAATCAATCCCCACACGGGTTGTTGTGATGATGTTAAACTCCTGCGGTTCCCCTTCCTCAATATATAGTTCATCGCCGCACAAATCCATTCCATTGAAGTTCTTATTTATGGACAGGGCCTTGCATAATTTGCCGGGACCATTGGTTAGACCTTTTCTTTGACTTTTCGTCAACTGCCCGTAGGGCTTCTTGTATCTTGTTTGCGCCATTTGTTCGATTCCTTGTAGCGGTTCAGCCGCTCTGAGTAAAACTGCCTGAGGAGTTCCCT is a window encoding:
- a CDS encoding DNA-3-methyladenine glycosylase, producing the protein MKKLTREFYNRDSVIVARELLGKVLVHEVEGQKVAAKIVEAEAYMGIEDRAAHSYGGKRTPRVEVMYGDPGFSYIFIIYGMHYCFNIVTREKGTPQAVLLRAAEPLQGIEQMAQTRYKKPYGQLTKSQRKGLTNGPGKLCKALSINKNFNGMDLCGDELYIEEGEPQEFNIITTTRVGIDYAGEAREYPWRFYIEGNEYVSVK